A part of Onthophagus taurus isolate NC chromosome 7, IU_Otau_3.0, whole genome shotgun sequence genomic DNA contains:
- the LOC111422790 gene encoding flavin reductase (NADPH) has product MERIVIFGSTGMTGLCAVEAAVQKGLNVRAFVRNPSLLPDHLRDSVEVVKGDVLDYKDVLNAIKGVTAVVVVLGTRNDLKATTVLSEGTKNIVQAMKELNVEIISICLSAFLFYEPEKVPPVFKEINSDHQRQMDIVKGSGLKFIIVNPPHIADMPGLEYTISQDTPGKSRVITKFALGKFLIDSILLPERYGHIYGICNKAQCA; this is encoded by the exons ATGGAAAGAATTGTGATTTTTGGTTCGACCGGAATGACTGGGTTATGTGCAGTCGAAGCGGCTGTCCAAAAAG GATTAAACGTTCGCGCATTTGTTCGAAATCCATCTCTTCTACCTGATCATTTACGCGACAGCGTCGAAGTTGTTAAAGGAGACGTCCTCGATTACAAAGATGTTTTGAATGCTATTAAAGGAGTTACTGCTGTGGTAGTTGTCTTGGGTACACGAAATGATTTGAAAGCCACCACAGTTCTTAGTGAGGGTACCAAAAACATAGTACAAGCTATGAAGGAGTTGAATGTTGAGATCATCTCAATTTGTTTATctgcatttttattttatgaaccTGAAAAGGTTCCCCCGGTTTTTAAGGAGATAAATTCTGATCATCAGAGACAAATGGATATTGTTAAAGGTTCtggattaaaatttattattgttaatccACCGCATATAGCAG ATATGCCTGGCTTAGAGTACACTATTTCGCAAGATACTCCAGGAAAATCACGTGTTATTACCAAGTTTGCATtgggaaaatttttaattgattccATATTATTACCTGAACGTTACGGGCATATTTATGGAATTTGTAATAAAGCGCAATGTGCATAA
- the LOC111422838 gene encoding N-alpha-acetyltransferase 80 isoform X1, producing the protein MRIARKFFLGYVSSSYILTYKKKMDFPVVPIHKHPKYKLECCKLINDEWKRSETARMRSLDCSSDKLPTSLILLDENDRVIGHCKLSPIPSIPGSCYIESVVILKDLRGKGYGTYLMKRAEEYCKNVLKLKVIYLSTKGQEPFYTKLGYLICQPVSIYGSFISNNTINVKNENSINVNNNCNINTVNGKTYMCKYIA; encoded by the exons atgagaattgctcgaaaattctttttaggttatgtttcatctagttatattttaacatataaaaaGA aAATGGATTTTCCTGTAGTGCCCATACATAAACACCCAAAATACAAATTAGAATGTTGTAAGTTAATTAACGATGAATGGAAACGAAGCGAAACTGCCCGGATGCGAAGTTTAGACTGTTCCAGTGATAAATTACCGacttctttaatattattagACGAAAACGACCGTGTTATTGGGCATTGTAAACTTTCACCCATCCCGAGTATACCAGGAAGTTGTTATATTGAATCAgtggttattttaaaagatttaagaGGAAAAGGTTATGGAACGTATTTAATGAAACGAGCGGAAGAATactgtaaaaatgttttaaaattaaaagtaatttatttatcaacaaaGGGGCAAGAACCATTTTACACCAAGTTAGGTTACCTTATATGTCAACCTGTTTCAATTTATGGctcttttatttctaataatacaataaatgtaaaaaacgAGAATagtataaatgtaaataataattgtaatattAATACTGTAAATGGTAAAACTTATATGTGTAAATATATAgcgtga
- the LOC111422838 gene encoding N-alpha-acetyltransferase 80 isoform X2 has translation MDFPVVPIHKHPKYKLECCKLINDEWKRSETARMRSLDCSSDKLPTSLILLDENDRVIGHCKLSPIPSIPGSCYIESVVILKDLRGKGYGTYLMKRAEEYCKNVLKLKVIYLSTKGQEPFYTKLGYLICQPVSIYGSFISNNTINVKNENSINVNNNCNINTVNGKTYMCKYIA, from the coding sequence ATGGATTTTCCTGTAGTGCCCATACATAAACACCCAAAATACAAATTAGAATGTTGTAAGTTAATTAACGATGAATGGAAACGAAGCGAAACTGCCCGGATGCGAAGTTTAGACTGTTCCAGTGATAAATTACCGacttctttaatattattagACGAAAACGACCGTGTTATTGGGCATTGTAAACTTTCACCCATCCCGAGTATACCAGGAAGTTGTTATATTGAATCAgtggttattttaaaagatttaagaGGAAAAGGTTATGGAACGTATTTAATGAAACGAGCGGAAGAATactgtaaaaatgttttaaaattaaaagtaatttatttatcaacaaaGGGGCAAGAACCATTTTACACCAAGTTAGGTTACCTTATATGTCAACCTGTTTCAATTTATGGctcttttatttctaataatacaataaatgtaaaaaacgAGAATagtataaatgtaaataataattgtaatattAATACTGTAAATGGTAAAACTTATATGTGTAAATATATAgcgtga